The Flammeovirga agarivorans genome has a window encoding:
- a CDS encoding pyridoxal phosphate-dependent decarboxylase family protein — protein sequence MQFDFDNKQRKEILKTVSEKLENYYSSTKDFKTNPDLNIKEIRESILTKELANGISPDKAIEHVIKGLETFSVHTPHPKYFGLFNPRSNYAGIIADLITATYNPQLAAWSHAPFAVEVEELIIREFANKFGYDGNADGVFTTGGAEANLTAMLCALNHKYPNFAKDGTFGLDKKPVVFCSVEAHHSIQKAAKVVGIGYSLVESIPVTDELKLDTEILQQKLNELDSSVYSPLMIIGTAGTTGTGTIDELNQLSFICKKNNIWFHVDAAYGGGAILSQDLKHQLTGIEKSDSITFDAHKWMSVPMGTSIFLTSKNDILGKTFRITTEYMPKEADKLTITEPFTHSIQWSRRFIGLKIYLSLLFYGWQGYEQTINHQAEMGQYLRNKLLKSGWLIKNYTGLPVVCFTKADFETDSNFTKEILDKILAKGKSWLSVYPIKGIPTFRACITNYNTTEKEIDELVDELNDEVTGYVGQ from the coding sequence ACATAAAAGAAATCAGAGAATCTATACTTACTAAAGAATTAGCTAATGGCATTAGCCCTGATAAAGCAATCGAGCATGTAATAAAAGGACTTGAAACCTTTTCAGTTCATACACCACATCCTAAGTATTTTGGGTTGTTCAATCCACGTTCTAATTATGCAGGAATTATCGCTGACTTAATCACAGCTACTTATAACCCTCAATTAGCTGCTTGGAGCCATGCCCCTTTTGCCGTTGAAGTAGAGGAGTTAATAATTAGGGAATTTGCAAATAAATTTGGATACGATGGAAATGCAGATGGTGTTTTTACAACAGGAGGAGCTGAAGCCAATCTTACAGCTATGCTCTGTGCTTTGAACCATAAATACCCAAACTTTGCTAAAGATGGAACATTTGGTTTGGACAAAAAGCCTGTTGTATTTTGTTCAGTAGAGGCTCACCACTCTATTCAAAAAGCAGCAAAAGTTGTTGGAATTGGGTACAGTCTTGTAGAATCAATACCCGTTACAGATGAATTAAAGCTGGACACAGAGATTTTACAGCAAAAACTAAATGAACTTGACTCATCAGTTTATTCGCCATTAATGATTATTGGAACTGCTGGAACTACTGGCACAGGAACAATTGATGAACTGAATCAACTAAGTTTCATTTGCAAAAAGAATAACATTTGGTTTCATGTTGATGCAGCTTATGGTGGAGGAGCAATTTTAAGTCAGGATTTGAAACACCAGTTAACAGGCATTGAAAAGTCTGATTCTATTACTTTTGATGCTCATAAATGGATGTCAGTTCCAATGGGAACAAGTATCTTTTTGACATCGAAAAATGACATTCTTGGTAAAACATTCAGAATTACAACAGAATATATGCCTAAAGAGGCAGATAAACTTACGATTACCGAACCCTTTACACATTCTATACAATGGTCGAGGCGATTCATTGGTTTAAAAATATATCTTTCACTACTATTTTATGGTTGGCAAGGATATGAACAAACCATCAATCATCAGGCAGAGATGGGGCAGTATTTGAGAAATAAGTTATTAAAAAGTGGTTGGCTTATAAAAAACTATACAGGCTTACCAGTGGTGTGTTTTACAAAAGCAGATTTTGAAACAGATTCAAATTTCACAAAAGAAATATTGGATAAGATTTTAGCAAAAGGTAAATCATGGTTATCTGTTTACCCTATAAAAGGAATACCTACTTTTAGGGCTTGTATTACAAACTATAATACTACTGAAAAGGAAATCGATGAATTGGTTGATGAACTAAATGATGAAGTTACAGGCTATGTTGGACAATAA
- a CDS encoding bifunctional helix-turn-helix domain-containing protein/methylated-DNA--[protein]-cysteine S-methyltransferase, with protein MMKLQAMLDNKTHQYNKIAEAIAFIDDNHKVQPSLDTIAEHVNLSPFHFQRLFKEWVGISPKKYLKFISSSYAKGLLRKKESNLSDTAFEMGLSGTGRLHDMFVTIEGMTPGEYKNGGSSLIINYSFAETPFGEIIVAATNKGICHMAFSENNVLAFEELQGIFPNATFNQKVDKFQQDALFIFRNDWTNLNEIKLHLKGTKFQLKVWEALLSIPYGNLSTYGEIAEAIQHPKASRAVGTAIGNNPIAYLIPCHRVIQKSGNFGGYHWNPTRKKAMIGWEASILENE; from the coding sequence ATGATGAAGTTACAGGCTATGTTGGACAATAAAACACATCAATATAATAAAATTGCAGAGGCAATTGCATTTATAGATGATAACCATAAAGTACAGCCATCTTTAGACACAATAGCTGAACATGTAAACTTAAGCCCTTTTCATTTTCAGCGTCTATTCAAGGAATGGGTAGGAATTAGTCCGAAAAAATATTTGAAATTTATCAGTTCAAGTTATGCAAAGGGTTTACTCAGGAAAAAAGAAAGCAACCTATCTGATACAGCTTTCGAAATGGGCTTATCTGGAACAGGAAGGCTTCACGACATGTTTGTAACGATTGAGGGCATGACTCCTGGAGAATATAAAAATGGTGGTTCAAGCCTTATAATCAATTATAGTTTTGCTGAAACTCCTTTTGGCGAAATCATAGTAGCAGCTACCAATAAAGGAATCTGCCATATGGCATTTAGCGAGAATAATGTATTAGCATTCGAGGAGTTACAAGGCATTTTCCCGAATGCAACATTCAATCAAAAAGTAGATAAATTTCAACAAGACGCTTTGTTTATTTTCCGTAACGACTGGACTAATCTAAATGAAATAAAATTACATTTGAAAGGAACAAAATTTCAATTGAAAGTTTGGGAAGCATTGTTATCCATTCCTTATGGAAATCTCTCTACTTATGGAGAAATAGCAGAAGCGATTCAGCATCCAAAAGCTTCGAGAGCAGTGGGAACTGCAATAGGAAACAATCCGATAGCCTACCTGATTCCATGCCATAGAGTAATTCAAAAATCGGGAAATTTTGGTGGCTATCATTGGAATCCAACAAGAAAGAAAGCTATGATAGGTTGGGAAGCTTCAATATTGGAAAATGAATAA
- a CDS encoding serine hydrolase — protein MKYIYCLLLSFISTSLLGQVITEELENEIKRRVELEINPSISIGVLLPNGNTKFYGFGYFENNKKQPDSLTLYEIGSVTKTFTATLTEIYLKDSLDSPLSSFYSATKYPNLDSITPSELRNHIAGVPRLSNQFSPKDWSDPFNGYSNDILQVELQNLNPDTSNIWKYSNLGYGLLGRTIEIVTGKSFENLMSGLLDDVGMDNTFLSVPTEENQNIAKPTNIGTANSNWNFTGPSRYAGGLVSNTKDLLRYLQYQKQNNPLFSSDDLQNLIQTGVPNLGKDRLFYKDGWFVLKPDSITSVLLHNGGTGGFISFVGYNRNTGTGVVILSNSVNVVDDIGINILYPTFKINHPERTITYELAEEIDAGNIGSLVSKYQKLKSEEYPNNVLDTYWLERFHFGKGNYNISTQLSDIMIQELPDDWEVHDIKGQNLEQLGDYKNAIIAYKKALKLNPEMEVLNEKIKRCTTLYKR, from the coding sequence ATGAAGTATATTTACTGCCTTTTACTAAGTTTTATTTCAACTAGTCTTTTGGGACAAGTAATCACTGAAGAGTTAGAAAATGAAATTAAGAGACGAGTAGAACTTGAAATTAACCCGAGCATTTCCATTGGAGTTTTATTACCTAATGGAAATACCAAATTTTATGGTTTCGGCTACTTTGAAAACAATAAAAAGCAACCAGATAGCTTAACCCTATATGAAATTGGCTCCGTTACCAAGACCTTTACAGCAACTCTTACCGAAATTTACCTGAAAGATTCTTTAGACAGTCCATTATCTTCCTTTTATTCAGCAACCAAATATCCAAACTTGGATAGCATTACACCCTCTGAATTAAGAAACCATATTGCTGGAGTCCCTCGGCTATCCAATCAATTCTCCCCTAAAGATTGGTCAGACCCTTTCAATGGCTACTCAAACGATATTTTACAAGTTGAATTACAGAATTTAAACCCTGACACTTCCAATATTTGGAAATATTCTAATCTAGGCTATGGATTACTTGGTAGGACTATTGAAATAGTGACGGGTAAATCTTTTGAAAATTTAATGAGTGGTCTCTTAGATGATGTAGGGATGGATAATACATTTCTATCAGTTCCTACGGAAGAAAATCAGAATATTGCGAAGCCTACTAATATTGGCACTGCAAATAGTAATTGGAATTTTACAGGACCGAGCAGGTATGCAGGTGGTTTAGTTAGTAACACTAAAGACCTTTTAAGGTACTTACAATATCAAAAGCAAAACAATCCTTTATTTAGTTCTGATGACTTACAGAACCTTATTCAAACAGGAGTTCCCAACTTAGGAAAAGACAGACTGTTTTACAAAGACGGATGGTTTGTTTTAAAACCTGACAGCATAACCAGTGTTCTTTTGCATAATGGAGGGACTGGAGGATTTATTTCATTTGTAGGCTATAATAGAAATACAGGCACAGGAGTTGTAATCCTTTCCAATTCAGTGAATGTGGTTGATGATATTGGAATTAACATCCTTTATCCGACATTCAAAATAAATCATCCCGAACGCACAATAACTTACGAATTAGCAGAAGAAATAGACGCAGGAAATATTGGTAGTTTAGTTAGCAAATATCAAAAACTAAAAAGTGAGGAATATCCAAACAATGTCTTAGACACTTACTGGTTGGAGCGTTTCCATTTTGGGAAGGGTAATTATAATATTAGTACTCAGTTAAGTGACATTATGATACAAGAATTACCAGATGATTGGGAAGTACACGATATAAAAGGACAAAATCTAGAACAGTTGGGAGACTATAAGAATGCTATTATAGCCTACAAAAAAGCTTTAAAATTGAATCCAGAGATGGAAGTGCTAAACGAAAAAATAAAACGTTGCACAACACTATATAAGAGATAA